One Vanacampus margaritifer isolate UIUO_Vmar chromosome 20, RoL_Vmar_1.0, whole genome shotgun sequence DNA window includes the following coding sequences:
- the LOC144040368 gene encoding uncharacterized protein LOC144040368 isoform X1, with the protein MSSSGSPTIGELFHTLGEMGFTPEQIQAAVQAGHFSVMDAAEWLLQGHQHPRHSLIKQPTGPAETAFAAFNPPKESTSASESYTSAADCPASGSLVLRPAQKSSSPSRELPAVESRIKQDKSDFEEQQRQRVAQEARAERRQKKQERELVLKRIADDRRTLQEKKSSQSGAVAEVASTSNGSQGQTVGGKVQTNVDNNCILMIRLPSGESMRERFPADAPLRSVVEHITGRHPSLPTFSLLQGFPRKRFGEAELACSLRSLGLTPNAALCIQTTPPETPQDPAGPAKPAAVVPERQALPAPQVTVQERAGGPDFVVPPLLPNHVWEEAASLAGIPGGSPLHGPSHFWGRGQKLVPGNPEEEAADVQLEQEEDEGEGEEGEAPHLLNGMPQLPFFPENRNRGGGFEPRHRWPEQGNRLREAPEEEPAAHEPEDAEGRAAPGAAGLAAVERLQRAARREDPGHAAQGQPLPPKRSFKTPSVPTLCALATRATVHLMTAPSMQYSSSLAGLTPELAELLLSHMAQERLLRPRNLELFFGCPLQKFVLNCYPYSTNELLRQLRAFTALKHLSLVNSPLITDSGLSILSSLVKLQYLNLASCSKLTDSCLQYITGLKSLCFLSLDQTKVTDAGVTLYLHSAPPCLSQLSLNQTAVSEATLAALPACAPQLRMLSIKQTKVSDVSALSELPGLQTLNLDGTAVTEASLAQLSTHPSLSSLSLAGVRVSDGDRALQIVSGLALTHLTLPGRHSVTDAGLAFLSRLRLLAELDLTDYTQVTDQGVQHLCAMTRLKKLSLSNTQVTDTGLPSLRPLLELQELCLDRTAVSSRGVAALITCLPHLQVLGLASTQVGDNVVRRGLIRCPQLLKLNLSRTRITDNGVKFLAHMRLTQVNLDGTGVSLTGIAGLLASTHISSIRASNTRAVPIDDVSDDDWEALS; encoded by the exons ATGAGTTCTTCGGGCTCCCCG ACAATTGGGGAGCTATTCCACACGCTTGGCGAAATGGGCTTCACACCGGAGCAGATCCAGGCGGCTGTGCAGGCCGGCCATTTCTCTGTGATGGATGCGGCCGAGTG gctCCTACAGGGTCATCAGCATCCACGACACAGTTTGATCAAGCAGCCGACAGGGCCAGCGGAAACGGCTTTTGCGGCTTTCAACCCTCCTAAAGAGTCGACCAGCGCATCTGAATCGTACACATCTGCTGCTGACTGTCCAG CAAGTGGCTCATTAGTGCTGAGGCCGGCGCAGAAGTCGTCCTCCCCGTCCCGAGAGCTGCCAGCCGTCGAGTCGCGTATTAAACAGGACAAAAGCGACTTTGAGGAGCAGCAGAGGCAACGCGTTGCTCAGGAGGCGAGGGCGGAGCGCCGGCAAAAGAAACAG GAGCGAGAATTGGTGCTAAAGCGCATCGCCGATGATCGGAGGACCTTACAGGAGAAGAAGAGCAGCCAGTCTGGCGCTGTGGCAGAGGTGGCATCTACGTCCAATGGGAGTCAAGGGCAAACTGTGGGAGGGAAGGTTCAGACTAATGTGGATAACAACTGTATCCTCATG ATCCGGCTGCCGTCCGGTGAGTCCATGCGCGAACGCTTTCCGGCTGACGCGCCGCTGCGCAGCGTTGTGGAGCACATCACAGGACGTCACCCCTCCCTCCCCACCTTCTCTCTCCTCCAGGGGTTCCCACGGAAACGTTTCGGGGAGGCCGAGCTGGCCTGCTCGTTGCGCTCCCTCGGGCTCACGCCCAACGCCGCCCTTTGTATTCAGACCACCCCCCCGGAAACCCCCCAGGACCCGGCCGGCCCTGCCAAGCCGGCCGCAGTCGTACCCGAGCGGCAGGCCCTTCCCGCTCCTCAGGTCACTGTCCAGGAGAGGGCGGGAGGACCGGACTTTGTCGTGCCCCCTCTGCTACCCAATCACGTGTGGGAAGAGGCCGCCAGTCTCGCGGGGATCCCTGGAGGATCTCCTCTGCATGGACCCTCTCACTTTTGGG GGCGAGGCCAAAAGTTGGTTCCCGGCAATCCCGAGGAGGAAGCTGCGGACGTACAATTGGAACAGGAAGAGGACGAAGGAGAAGGAGAGGAGGGAGAAGCGCCACATTTGCTTAACG GTATGCCCCAGCTTCCGTTCTTCCCCGAGAACAGGAACCGCGGCGGAGGCTTCGAGCCCAGGCACCGCTGGCCCGAGCAGGGCAATCGACTCAGGGAGGCCCCGGAGGAGGAGCCGGCGGCGCACGAGCCGGAGGACGCGGAGGGCCGAGCGGCTCCCGGCGCCGCCGGACTGGCCGCCGTGGAGCGTCTGCAGCGGGCGGCGCGGCGCGAGGACCCCGGCCACGCCGCCCAGGGACAGCCGCTCCCCCCCAAGAGGTCCTTCAAGACCCCAAGCGTCCCCACGCTCTGTGCCTTGGCCACGCGCGCCACCGTCCACCTCATGACGG CTCCCAGCATGCAGTACAGCAGCAGCCTGGCCGGCCTGACGCCCGAGCTGGCGGAGCTTCTGCTGAGCCACATGGCCCAGGAGCGTCTGCTGCGCCCACGCAACCTGGAGCTGTTCTTCGGCTGCCCGCTGCAGAAGTTTGTCCTCAACTGCTACCCGTACTCCACCAACGAGCTGCTGCGCCAGCTGCGCGCCTTCACCGCGCTCAAGCACCTCAGCCTGGTCAACTCGCCGCTCATCACGG ATTCTGGCCTGTCAATTCTGTCCAGTCTGGTTAAACTGCAGTACCTCAACTTGGCGTCCTGTAGCAAATTGACCGACTCTTGTCTGCAATACATCACAG GTCTCAAAAGCTTGTGCTTCCTGTCGCTGGACCAGACCAAAGTGACGGACGCGGGAGTGACGCTTTACCTGCACTCGGCGCCGCCGTGCCTCTCGCAGCTCAGCCTCAACCAGACGGCGGTCAGCGAGGCCACGCTGGCCGCGTTGCCGGCGTGCGCGCCGCAGCTGCGGATGCTCAGCATCAAGCAGACCAAG GTATCTGACGTGTCCGCGCTGTCCGAGCTGCCGGGCCTGCAGACGCTCAACCTGGACGGCACGGCCGTGACGGAGGCCTCGCTGGCGCAGCTGAGCACCCACCCGTCACTCTCGTCCCTCAGCCTGGCGGGGGTGCGAGTGTCGGACGGCGACCGCGCCCTGCAGATCGTCTCGG GACTGGCTTTGACTCACCTGACGCTCCCGGGACGCCACTCGGTCACGGACGCCGGCCTGGCCTTCCTGTCGCGGCTGCGGCTGCTGGCGGAGCTCGACCTGACGGATTACACGCAAGTCACGGACCAGGGAGTTCAGCATCTCTGTGCTATGACAAG gTTAAAGAAGCTGTCGCTGAGCAACACTCAAGTGACAGACACTGGACTCCCCTCCTTGCGCCCCCTGCTGGAGCTGCAGGAGCTGTGCCTGGACCGGACGGCAGTCAGCAGCCGAGGAGTGGCTGCGCTCATCACCTGCCTGCCGCACCTCCAG GTGTTGGGTTTGGCCAGCACCCAGGTGGGTGACAACGTAGTGAGGCGAGGTCTCATCCGCTGCCCTCAGCTGCTCAAGTTGAATCTCAGCCGCACCAGAATCACGGATAACG GCGTGAAGTTCCTGGCGCACATGCGTCTAACTCAGGTGAACCTGGACGGCACCGGCGTGAGTCTGACGGGCATCGCCGGCCTGCTGGCGTCCACGCACATCAGCAGCATCCGCGCCAGCAACACGCGCGCCGTGCCCATCGACGACGTCTCCGACGACGACTGGGAGGCTCTCTCGTAG
- the LOC144040368 gene encoding uncharacterized protein LOC144040368 isoform X2 has translation MRDVEFKLFRLWPCCRSGCRPGFPRKRFGEAELACSLRSLGLTPNAALCIQTTPPETPQDPAGPAKPAAVVPERQALPAPQVTVQERAGGPDFVVPPLLPNHVWEEAASLAGIPGGSPLHGPSHFWGRGQKLVPGNPEEEAADVQLEQEEDEGEGEEGEAPHLLNGMPQLPFFPENRNRGGGFEPRHRWPEQGNRLREAPEEEPAAHEPEDAEGRAAPGAAGLAAVERLQRAARREDPGHAAQGQPLPPKRSFKTPSVPTLCALATRATVHLMTAPSMQYSSSLAGLTPELAELLLSHMAQERLLRPRNLELFFGCPLQKFVLNCYPYSTNELLRQLRAFTALKHLSLVNSPLITDSGLSILSSLVKLQYLNLASCSKLTDSCLQYITGLKSLCFLSLDQTKVTDAGVTLYLHSAPPCLSQLSLNQTAVSEATLAALPACAPQLRMLSIKQTKVSDVSALSELPGLQTLNLDGTAVTEASLAQLSTHPSLSSLSLAGVRVSDGDRALQIVSGLALTHLTLPGRHSVTDAGLAFLSRLRLLAELDLTDYTQVTDQGVQHLCAMTRLKKLSLSNTQVTDTGLPSLRPLLELQELCLDRTAVSSRGVAALITCLPHLQVLGLASTQVGDNVVRRGLIRCPQLLKLNLSRTRITDNGVKFLAHMRLTQVNLDGTGVSLTGIAGLLASTHISSIRASNTRAVPIDDVSDDDWEALS, from the exons ATGCGGGATGTCGAATTTAAGCTGTTTCGTCTGTGGCCTTGCTGCAGATCCGGCTGCCGTCCG GGGTTCCCACGGAAACGTTTCGGGGAGGCCGAGCTGGCCTGCTCGTTGCGCTCCCTCGGGCTCACGCCCAACGCCGCCCTTTGTATTCAGACCACCCCCCCGGAAACCCCCCAGGACCCGGCCGGCCCTGCCAAGCCGGCCGCAGTCGTACCCGAGCGGCAGGCCCTTCCCGCTCCTCAGGTCACTGTCCAGGAGAGGGCGGGAGGACCGGACTTTGTCGTGCCCCCTCTGCTACCCAATCACGTGTGGGAAGAGGCCGCCAGTCTCGCGGGGATCCCTGGAGGATCTCCTCTGCATGGACCCTCTCACTTTTGGG GGCGAGGCCAAAAGTTGGTTCCCGGCAATCCCGAGGAGGAAGCTGCGGACGTACAATTGGAACAGGAAGAGGACGAAGGAGAAGGAGAGGAGGGAGAAGCGCCACATTTGCTTAACG GTATGCCCCAGCTTCCGTTCTTCCCCGAGAACAGGAACCGCGGCGGAGGCTTCGAGCCCAGGCACCGCTGGCCCGAGCAGGGCAATCGACTCAGGGAGGCCCCGGAGGAGGAGCCGGCGGCGCACGAGCCGGAGGACGCGGAGGGCCGAGCGGCTCCCGGCGCCGCCGGACTGGCCGCCGTGGAGCGTCTGCAGCGGGCGGCGCGGCGCGAGGACCCCGGCCACGCCGCCCAGGGACAGCCGCTCCCCCCCAAGAGGTCCTTCAAGACCCCAAGCGTCCCCACGCTCTGTGCCTTGGCCACGCGCGCCACCGTCCACCTCATGACGG CTCCCAGCATGCAGTACAGCAGCAGCCTGGCCGGCCTGACGCCCGAGCTGGCGGAGCTTCTGCTGAGCCACATGGCCCAGGAGCGTCTGCTGCGCCCACGCAACCTGGAGCTGTTCTTCGGCTGCCCGCTGCAGAAGTTTGTCCTCAACTGCTACCCGTACTCCACCAACGAGCTGCTGCGCCAGCTGCGCGCCTTCACCGCGCTCAAGCACCTCAGCCTGGTCAACTCGCCGCTCATCACGG ATTCTGGCCTGTCAATTCTGTCCAGTCTGGTTAAACTGCAGTACCTCAACTTGGCGTCCTGTAGCAAATTGACCGACTCTTGTCTGCAATACATCACAG GTCTCAAAAGCTTGTGCTTCCTGTCGCTGGACCAGACCAAAGTGACGGACGCGGGAGTGACGCTTTACCTGCACTCGGCGCCGCCGTGCCTCTCGCAGCTCAGCCTCAACCAGACGGCGGTCAGCGAGGCCACGCTGGCCGCGTTGCCGGCGTGCGCGCCGCAGCTGCGGATGCTCAGCATCAAGCAGACCAAG GTATCTGACGTGTCCGCGCTGTCCGAGCTGCCGGGCCTGCAGACGCTCAACCTGGACGGCACGGCCGTGACGGAGGCCTCGCTGGCGCAGCTGAGCACCCACCCGTCACTCTCGTCCCTCAGCCTGGCGGGGGTGCGAGTGTCGGACGGCGACCGCGCCCTGCAGATCGTCTCGG GACTGGCTTTGACTCACCTGACGCTCCCGGGACGCCACTCGGTCACGGACGCCGGCCTGGCCTTCCTGTCGCGGCTGCGGCTGCTGGCGGAGCTCGACCTGACGGATTACACGCAAGTCACGGACCAGGGAGTTCAGCATCTCTGTGCTATGACAAG gTTAAAGAAGCTGTCGCTGAGCAACACTCAAGTGACAGACACTGGACTCCCCTCCTTGCGCCCCCTGCTGGAGCTGCAGGAGCTGTGCCTGGACCGGACGGCAGTCAGCAGCCGAGGAGTGGCTGCGCTCATCACCTGCCTGCCGCACCTCCAG GTGTTGGGTTTGGCCAGCACCCAGGTGGGTGACAACGTAGTGAGGCGAGGTCTCATCCGCTGCCCTCAGCTGCTCAAGTTGAATCTCAGCCGCACCAGAATCACGGATAACG GCGTGAAGTTCCTGGCGCACATGCGTCTAACTCAGGTGAACCTGGACGGCACCGGCGTGAGTCTGACGGGCATCGCCGGCCTGCTGGCGTCCACGCACATCAGCAGCATCCGCGCCAGCAACACGCGCGCCGTGCCCATCGACGACGTCTCCGACGACGACTGGGAGGCTCTCTCGTAG
- the eif2s3 gene encoding eukaryotic translation initiation factor 2 subunit 3 → MAGDESGTTLGQPHLAKQDLSTLDVSKLTTLSPEIISRQATINIGTIGHVAHGKSTVVKAISGVHTVRFKNELERNITIKLGYANAKIYMLDDPSCPRPECYRSCGSSTPDEFPTDIPGTKGDFKLVRHVSFVDCPGHDILMATMLNGAAVMDAALLLIAGNESCPQPQTSEHLAAIEIMKLKHILILQNKIDLVKESQAKEQYEQILSFVQGTVAEGAPIIPISAQLKYNIEVVCEYIVNKIPIPVRDFSSEPRLIVIRSFDVNKPGCEVDDLKGGVAGGSILKGVLKVGQEIEVRPGIVSKDHEGKLMCKPIFSKIVSLFAEHNDLQYAAPGGLIGVGTKIDPTLCRADRMVGQVLGAVGELPEIFTELEISYFLLRRLLGVRTEGDKKAAKVQKLSKNEVLMVNIGSLSTGGRVSAVKADLAKIVLTNPVCTEVGEKIALSRRVEKHWRLIGWGQIRRGVTITPTVDDD, encoded by the exons ATGGCGGGCGACGAGTCGGGCACAACGCTTGGTCAGcctcatttggccaaacaagACCTCAGTACTTTG GATGTGTCCAAGCTGACCACTCTGTCCCCCGAGATCATCAGCAGACAAGCCACCATCAACATCG GCACCATCGGCCATGTGGCGCACGGGAAATCCACGGTGGTAAAAGCCATCTCGGGCGTTCACACCGTCCGCTTCAAAAATGAGCTGGAGAGGAACATTACCATTAAGCTCGGCTACGCTAACGCCAAG ATCTACATGCTCGACGACCCCAGCTGTCCTCGGCCTGAGTGCTATCGCTCGTGCGGAAGCAGCACCCCTGATGAGTTCCCCACAGACATCCCCGGCACTAAAGGCGACTTCAAACTCGTCAG ACACGTGTCCTTCGTGGACTGTCCCGGTCACGACATTTTGATGGCCACCATGTTGAACGGAGCCGCCGTGATGGACGCCGCCCTCCTCCTCATCG CGGGCAACGAGTCGTGTCCGCAGCCGCAGACGTCGGAGCATCTGGCCGCCATCGAGATCATGAAGCTGAAGCACATCCTCATCCTGCAGAACAAGATCGACCTGGTGAAGGAGAGCCAGGCCAAAGAGCAGTACGAGCAGATTCTGAGCTTCGTACAGG GCACGGTGGCCGAGGGCGCGCCCATCATTCCCATCTCTGCTCAGCTCAAGTACAACATCGAGGTGGTGTGCGAATACATCGTCAATAAGATCCCCATACCTGTGCGGGATTTCTCCTCAGAGCCCAGACTCATTG TCATCAGATCATTTGACGTCAACAAACCCGGCTGCGAAGTCGACGACCTGAAAGGCGGCGTGGCGGGAGGCAGTATCCTCAAGGGCGTCCTCAAG GTGGGCCAGGAGATCGAGGTGCGGCCGGGCATCGTGTCCAAGGACCACGAAGGGAAGCTGATGTGCAAACCAATCTTCTCCAAGATCGTCTCGCTGTTCGCCGAACACAACGACCTCCAGTACGCCGCGCCCGGAGGCCTTATCG GTGTGGGCACCAAGATCGACCCGACGCTGTGCCGAGCCGACCGCATGGTGGGTCAGGTGCTGGGCGCCGTTGGGGAGCTGCCGGAGATCTTCACTGAGCTGGAGATCTCTTACTTCCTGCTCAGGAGGCTGCTGGGCGTGCGCACAGAGGGCGACAAAAAGGCCGCCAAG GTCCAGAAGTTGTCGAAGAACGAAGTGCTGATGGTGAACATTGGCTCGCTGTCGACGGGCGGCCGTGTTAGCGCCGTCAAAGCCGATCTGGCCAAGATTGTCCTCACCAACCCCGTCTGCACCGAAGTCGGGGAGAAGATCGCCCTGAGTCGACGTGTGGAAAAACATTGGCG TCTGATTGGCTGGGGGCAGATCAGGAGGGGCGTGACAATCACACCCACTGTGGACGACGACTGA